Below is a genomic region from Acidimicrobiia bacterium.
GAGGGTCCCGGTCCTCCGAAGGTGACACCTCGCTCGGAGCTACTCCGATCGGATCGCCTCGAGCACGTCGAGCCGCGCCGCCCGGCGAGCCGGCACCGCCGCGGCGATCACCGCGGCGATCGCGGCGAGCACGACGATCACCGCGATCTCCTTGACGGGGACCGACAGCTGGTGGACGTCGCCCTTCGACGCCTTGATCAACGCGCTCCCGATCCCGACGCCGAGTGCGGTGCCCAGCGTGGTGCCGAGCAGTGCGATCAGCACCGATTCCCACCGGATCGACGACCGCACCTGCGCCCGGCTCATGCCGACCGCCCGCAGCAAGCCGAACTCACGGGTGCGCTCGAAGACCGAGAGCGCCAGCGTGTTCGCGATGCCGAACAATGCGATCACCAACGCCATGCCGAGCAACACGTAGATGAGGTCGAGGATCTGGTTGATCTGTGCGGCAACCGAACCCTTGAACTGGTCACGCGTCATCAGCGTCGCGTTCGGGAAGTCCTTCAGGGCGTGCTCGATGGCCGCGTGGGCCGCCGAGGAGCTCACTCCCGGTGCGTTCGTCACGAGCACGTCGTCGTCGACGTGCGCGCTGACGTTGGCATCGAACGTCGCCATCGAGATGACGTAGGCCCCGAGCGGTTGCTTGGTCGTGTACTCGGCGACCACTCGCAGCCGCTGCGGTCCCGTCTCCGGGAACGTCATGGTGATCGTGTCGCCGAGCTTCACACCTGCGGTCTCCGCCTCGGCGGCCTGCATCGCAACCGTCCCGGCGTGCAGGTCGGAGAGATGACCGGTCACGCTGCCGAGGTCGATCGTCTGCTCGACGTGCGCCGGATTGAACGCGGTCACGTCCTTGGTCTTGCCGCCGACCGTCGGCTCGACGAAGCGCAGCGCGGTGACGGTGCCGGTCTCGGGCAGCGCGTCGATGCGCTGCGTCGCGGCCGGGCTCAAGCCACCCATGGCGAACTGCGTCTCGACGATCCAGTCGCTCCGCATGGCCTTGTCGATGTCGGAACCGGTGGAAGCCCGGCCCGACGCCGCGAAGACCGTGATGAACGCAACCAGCGCAACACCGATCAACAGCGCCGACGCCGTCGCCGACGTACGTCGCGGGTTCCGGCTCGCGTTCTCCCGTGCGAGCGTTCCCGCCATGCCCCGCGTGCGGGGAAGGGGCAGGCCCACCAACCGGGTGAACGGACGCGCGAGCACCGGGCCCAGCACGATCACGCCCACGAACATGCACAGCGAGCCGAGGCCCACGGTGCCGCCGTTGTGACCGGAGAGACCGCTGATCATCAAGGACGCACCGGCGAGCGTCGCGATCACGCCGATCACCAGCCGCCGTACCGAACGCGCCGACCCGTCGACGGCAACGTCGCGCAGCGCCTCGATCGGAGCCACCTTCGCGGCCTTGCGTGCCGGCAGGAACGCCGCGACCACGGTCACGACGACGCCGACGATCATCGAGATGACGACCGTACGGGGCTGGACCACGAGACCGGCGTGAGGCAGCTCGAGGCCGAAGGCCTTGAGCACCAGGCGCAGGCCGTTCGCCATCGCGATGCCGGCAACCACACCGACGGCGGATGCGAACACACCCGTGAACAGCGCTTCGAGCCGGACCGAACGGGTCACCTGCTTGCGGCGGGCACCGATCGCCCGCAGCAGCGCGGTCTCCTTCGTGCGCTGCGCCACCGTGATCGTGAACGTGTTGTAGATCACGAAGGATCCGACGAACAGCGCAACGACGGCGAACGACATCAGGAACACGTTGATGAAACCGAGCGACGCGTCCGACGCGTCACGAGCGGCCTTCGTCGCGGCGGCTCCGGTGATGACCTCGGTGTCGCGTGCGTTCGTCGAAGCGTGCAGTGCGGCCTCGATGTTGGCGACGACGGTGTGCTGCGACACGCCGGGCGCGGCGACGACCTGAATGGCGTCGTAACGACCGGCCGTTCCGAGCACCCGCGCCGCGGTCTGCGGAGCGAACGCCACCACCTGCGCGCCGGCCGCGCTGTCGGCTCCGCCGTAGGTGGCGACGCCGGCCAGGCGGTATTGCTGTGACCCGGCCTGACTCAACACGCGCACCGTCTCGCCGAGCCGGTAGTGGCCCCGCTTCCACGACGCGCGGTCGATGACGATCTCGTCGGGGGCGCGCGGCGCGTGCCCGGAGACGAGCTCCATCGGGTTGAGCTTCGGCTGCTGTTGCCAAGCGATCGCGACCGGAATCGAGCGATTCGGGTTGGCGTCGAGCAGCTTGCCGTCGTGCGCGACGACGACCGCGATACCCAGCTGCTGCGGCTCGGCGGCCTGCACGCCCTTCGCGGCCCGCACCGTTGCGAGCAGCGAGGCGTCGATCGTGCCGCGCACTTCGTCGCCGTTGGCATTCTTCAGGTGTCGGTCGGAGCGCACGACCGCGTCGGTCGACTTGTAGACGTTGACGGCGACGTTGTCGTACGACTGCTTGATGGTGTCGGTCAGGACGAGGGTTCCCGCCATGAACGCCACTCCGAGCACGACGGCGATCGCCGTCATGACGAAGCGAACCTTGTTGGCCTTGATGGAGTTGACGGTGAGCGAGAGCATCGGACCTATTCCCCCAGGTTTCGCATGCGGTCGAGGACAGAAACGGCGGTCGGGTCGACGAGGTCGTCGACGATGCGGCCGTCGGCGAGGAACACGGCGCGGTCGGCGTACGAAGCTGCGACCGGGTCGTGCGTGACCATGACGATCGTCTGGCCGAACTCGCGGACGGCCTGACGCATGAACGCGAGGACCTCGGCGCCCGCGCGTGAGTCGAGATTGCCCGTGGGCTCGTCGGCGAAGATGATCTCCGGCCGGCTCGCGAGCGCCCGGGCCACGGCAACGCGCTGCTGCTGACCACCGGAGAGCTCCGAGGGCCGGTGCTTCAGACGGTTGCCGAGACCGACGGTCGCGACCACGGTGTCGAACCACTCGCGGTCGGGCTTGCGCCCCGCGA
It encodes:
- a CDS encoding FtsX-like permease family protein; translation: MLSLTVNSIKANKVRFVMTAIAVVLGVAFMAGTLVLTDTIKQSYDNVAVNVYKSTDAVVRSDRHLKNANGDEVRGTIDASLLATVRAAKGVQAAEPQQLGIAVVVAHDGKLLDANPNRSIPVAIAWQQQPKLNPMELVSGHAPRAPDEIVIDRASWKRGHYRLGETVRVLSQAGSQQYRLAGVATYGGADSAAGAQVVAFAPQTAARVLGTAGRYDAIQVVAAPGVSQHTVVANIEAALHASTNARDTEVITGAAATKAARDASDASLGFINVFLMSFAVVALFVGSFVIYNTFTITVAQRTKETALLRAIGARRKQVTRSVRLEALFTGVFASAVGVVAGIAMANGLRLVLKAFGLELPHAGLVVQPRTVVISMIVGVVVTVVAAFLPARKAAKVAPIEALRDVAVDGSARSVRRLVIGVIATLAGASLMISGLSGHNGGTVGLGSLCMFVGVIVLGPVLARPFTRLVGLPLPRTRGMAGTLARENASRNPRRTSATASALLIGVALVAFITVFAASGRASTGSDIDKAMRSDWIVETQFAMGGLSPAATQRIDALPETGTVTALRFVEPTVGGKTKDVTAFNPAHVEQTIDLGSVTGHLSDLHAGTVAMQAAEAETAGVKLGDTITMTFPETGPQRLRVVAEYTTKQPLGAYVISMATFDANVSAHVDDDVLVTNAPGVSSSAAHAAIEHALKDFPNATLMTRDQFKGSVAAQINQILDLIYVLLGMALVIALFGIANTLALSVFERTREFGLLRAVGMSRAQVRSSIRWESVLIALLGTTLGTALGVGIGSALIKASKGDVHQLSVPVKEIAVIVVLAAIAAVIAAAVPARRAARLDVLEAIRSE
- a CDS encoding ABC transporter ATP-binding protein is translated as MGITLTRQHQHDTPPRDDTVAARAIDTSKVYGRGEAEVRALDGVSVAFGRGHFTAIMGPSGSGKSTLMHCLAGLDTLTSGSVWIGDTELGSLNDKRLTQLRRDRVGFIFQAFNLLPMLNAGENITLPMKLAGRKPDREWFDTVVATVGLGNRLKHRPSELSGGQQQRVAVARALASRPEIIFADEPTGNLDSRAGAEVLAFMRQAVREFGQTIVMVTHDPVAASYADRAVFLADGRIVDDLVDPTAVSVLDRMRNLGE